From Anopheles funestus chromosome 3RL, idAnoFuneDA-416_04, whole genome shotgun sequence, a single genomic window includes:
- the LOC125767391 gene encoding sarcolemmal membrane-associated protein: MVFINNRDEYLPFLKAPGVRMQTPLVNNVTTTTTTLNRDVAAQVQQQQQQQQQQQQQQVQQQQQQQQQQQQQQQQLGNFNNNTNTTINNNNTLINNNSISVSGSCGTLNNNNNINSINNNGQPQVARALLICRPNSHPFNNRTLYLEPGAQAKVGRSVARIRVSENNAIFDCKVLSRNHAVLWYKDGRFFIKDTGSSNGTFINNFRLSQTCSESEPYEISSGDIVQFGVDVMENTRRETHGCITATLKLFLPDGRETKASQKVGIGGQSAIIPPVDLYRLNQYIQEANQREQILETKLVSLQKMVELTKKNFITGWQAMIDEDRLLSRIDMLEKKLQYCQKNITEDKLREELIKLVDEKEEYQNAAKEAMFKLHQERHQAVHKQISLEKLLRTSEDECSLLSEQLNKTKQQVQEMTICMDTLKSQYDEKVASSEEQLKAKESEITSLTHKLDHFVDVYAIGSSDDEQQQQHQQHQIHSSAMSNWLKNSDIKKLEGSEDIIKAICNDTEHEITSSDYTEGLTKLQRRINTFEKNFTLLFGADLKSENETDDLDNDATEPIVLTGTANVATIPTGRPKTDDLVGDASVAQGDENGPPTLQVECDGNQNDVNSTTTAINRNGSGDGSEDATQTGQVAQIRVGVDQEPQELEGDNATMASAVVPPYGAQGTDEINQNVLKRNIRSIKNDCTALLRQVERTMAQKQSEQIIQKAKYDELETELLAFKAELENRPKQDELEQKQQLCDSLTESLSTLRNEIEELRTLNDHCQLEMERMEVELLKQKNIENEKISAMAAAAAAAAAAASINHTSVENVPVVVKEEQELLTEETSETAKEKRKTEKASSTPETETTAKDEGETQTQQELMMMPTTLLVVTENAPVAEMPSPVLIPTVPMVDVETQTDALPDVPPVASMPVPVLPLAVATSGSDPNASDTSDGGDASICSNLDDLEEDDDEKTETIEMATMYTAPGLDAFSNPFAPNVVSVVEPPCESSNNGASSHLLPCTMDDATGNGAILSGTTSIDYELAMINHPDVQREEELIAFKEKYSHLSEENVRLNQKLQQLTHDMSQSRQWFALQIVACIVPVMAIFCYMLTGRS; the protein is encoded by the exons ATGGTTTTTATAAATAACAGAGATGAGTATTTACCATTCCTGAAAGCGCCAGGAGTAAGAATGCAAACTCCTTTGGTTAACAACGTGACGACGACCACTACGACACTGAATCGAGACGTTGCAGCACaggtgcaacaacaacagcagcagcagcaacaacaacaacaacagcaggtgcagcaacaacagcaacaacaacagcagcaacaacagcagcagcagcaactcgGCAACTTTAATAACAACACAAATACCACCATCAACAATAATAACACGCTCATAAACAATAACAGCATCAGCGTGAGCGGCTCCTGCGGGACACtgaacaataacaataacataaacagcataaacaacaatggacagccgcaGGTTGCCCGGGCACTGCTCATCTGCCGGCCAAATTCGCATCCCTTCAAT AATCGAACACTTTACCTTGAGCCGGGAGCCCAAGCTAAGGTAGGACGGTCGGTTGCGAGGATTCGAGTATCAGAAAACAATGCAATCTTCGACTGTAAGGTGCTGTCCCGGAACCATGCCGTGCTGTGGTACAAGGACGGTCGTTTCTTTATCAAG GATACGGGCAGCAGCAATGGCACGTTCATTAACAATTTTCGCCTCAGCCAAACGTGCTCCGAATCGGAACCGTACGAGATCAGCTCGGGCGACATCGTGCAGTTTGGCGTGGACGTTATGGAGAATACGCGGCGTGAAACGCACGGTTGCATTACGGCCACACTCAAGCTCTTCCTACCGGACGGACGGGAAACGAAGGCGAGCCAGAAGGTTGGAATCGGGGGTCAAAGCGCCATTATACCGCCGGTCGATCTGTACAGATTAAATCAGTACATCCAGGAGGCAAACCAGCGTGAGCAGATACTCGAAACAAAGTTGGTTAGCCTACAGAAGATGGTTGAGTTAACGAA aaaaaatttcataactgGCTGGCAGGCGATGATCGACGAGGATCGATTGCTGAGCCGAATTGACATGCTTGAAAAAAAGCTCCAGTACTGCCAGAAGAACATCACGGAGGACAAGTTGCGCGAGGAACTTATAAAACTGGTGGACGAAAAGGAGGAGTACCAGAATGCGGCCAAAGAGGCTATGTTCAAACTACACCAGGAGCGGCACCAAGCTGTGCACAAGCAAATATCGCTCGAGAAGTTGCTCCGTACCAGTGAGGACGAGTGTTCCTTGTTAAGCGAGCAgctgaacaaaacaaagcaacaagtGCAG GAAATGACCATCTGTATGGATACGCTGAAAAGTCAGTATGATGAAAAGGTAGCTTCCAGCGAGGAGCAACTCAAGGCGAAAGAGTCCGAAATTACCAGCCTCACGCACAAGTTAGATCATTTCGTTGATGTTTACGCG ATTGGATCGTCAGACGacgaacagcaacagcagcatcaacagcatcaGATACACAGCTCGGCCATGTCGAACTGGCTAAAGAACTCCGATATAAAGAAACTGGAAGGATCTGAAGACATAATTAAGGCCATTTGTAATGATACT GAACACGAGATTACCAGTAGTGATTACACGGAAGGACTGACGAAACTTCAGCGACGCATCAATACGtttgagaaaaatttcaccctGCTGTTCGGAGCAGATCTGAAGTCGGAAAATg AAACGGACGATCTAGATAACGATGCAACGGAACCAATTGTATTGACGGGTACGGCAAATGTGGCAACGATACCGACCGGTAGGCCCAAAACGGATGATCTCGTTGGTGATGCAAGTGTTGCGCAGGGAGACGAAAATGGACCACCAACGCTGCAGGTAGAATGCGACGGCAATCAGAACGATGTGAACAGTACCACTACGGCCATTAACCGCAACGGTAGCGGTGATGGTAGTGAAGATGCAACGCAGACGGGTCAGGTGGCACAAATACGCGTAGGTGTTGATCAGGAACCGCAGGAGCTAGAAGGAGACAACGCAACGATGGCTTCGGCGGTGGTTCCTCCGTACGGCGCTCAGGGTACCGATGAAATTAACCAGAACGTCCTAAAGCGCAATATTCGATCGATCAAGAACGACTGTACGGCGCTGTTGCGGCAAGTAGAGCGTACGATGGCACAGAAGCAATCGGAACAGATTATTCAGAAAGCCAAGTATGATGAGCTGGAGACGGAG CTGCTGGCATTTAAGGCGGAACTTGAAAACCGACCGAAGCAGGATGAACTGGAGCAAAAGCAACAGCTTTGTGATAGCCTCACCGAAAGTCTTTCGACGCTACGAAACGAGATAGAGGAGTTGCGCACGCTAAACGATCACTGTCAGTTGGAGATGGAACGCATGGAGGTTGAGCTGCTGAAGCagaaaaacatcgaaaacGAAAAGATCAGTGCAATGGctgcggcagcagcagcagcagcagcagcggcctCCATTAACCACACGTCCGTCGAAAACGTACCGGTTGTTGTAAAGGAAGAGCAGGAACTACTGACGGAGGAGACGAGCGAGACggcaaaggaaaaacgaaaaacggaaaaagcaTCGTCAACACCGGAAACGGAAACGACGGCAAAGGACGAGGGAGAAACTCAAACACAGCAGGAGCTAATGATGATGCCGACAACGTTGCTGGTTGTGACGGAAAATGCTCCAGTGGCGGAAATGCCCTCGCCGGTTCTTATTCCCACGGTACCGATGGTAGACGTGGAAACGCAAACCGATGCACTTCCAGATGTGCCTCCAGTAGCGAGTATGCCAGTACCAGTTCTACCTCTAGCAGTAGCAACGTCCGGCAGCGATCCGAACGCGTCCGATACGAGCGATGGTGGCGATGCTTCCATCTGCTCCAATCTGGACGATTTGGAGGAAGACGACGACGAGAAGACGGAAACGATCGAAATGGCCACGATGTACACGGCGCCTGGGTTGGATGCGTTTAGCAATCCATTTGCACCAAACGTCGTGAGCGTGGTGGAACCGCCCTGTGAGAGTAGCAACAATGGTGCAAGTTCACACCTACTGCCGTGTACAATGGACGATGCCACCGGTAATGGGGCCATCCTATCCGGAACAACCTCAATCGATTACGAGCTGGCCATGATTAATCATCCGGATGTGCAGCGTGAGGAGGAACTGATTGCCTTCAAGGAAAAGTACTCCCATCTGAGTGAGGAAAATGTTCGGCTAAATCAGAAATTGCAGCAATTGACACACGACATGAGCCAATCGCGGCAGTGGTTTGCGCTCCAGATAGTGGCCTGCATTGTGCCGGTTATGGCCATCTTCTGCTATATGCTGACTGGTCGCTCGTAA